The Sulfolobus sp. A20 genomic interval CTCCTTCCGTATCAGAATCGGGTGTTGATATTAAAATTGAATAATTCTCCTTAATGACTATATTTTATTACGAGCTCTTCTATCTTAGCTTTATCAGATTTGATAAAACTTAATCCAGATTCGTCCTCTATCATTAAGGTGAAACTAATTTTTCCATCCATTGCATTATTTATCATATTCATGCAGTTATCATCACAATAAGATTCTATTTGATCAAGTACTATTTCCAATATTCCTTCAACTGTTGTGATATATCCTTGAGACGCACTAGCTGGTTCAATTTCTAGTTCTAGCTCTGGTATGATTATTTTTCCAAATGGTGATCTATATACTATGGTCTTTAAGTCGTCTTTATTCTCTACCTTATACTTTATTAGTTTAGGCTTGTTGGTCTCATACGGTTTAACGTCCCTAAACCTATATCCACAATTTTCACATACCCAGTTAGATAATATTAACATGCCAGCAATTGGAACCTCATATAAGTAATCCCTAGCATGGAGAGTGTTCTTCTTACATACCGGGCACGTTAAAGTTTCCTCAAATAATAATTTAGGC includes:
- a CDS encoding ZPR1 zinc finger domain-containing protein, translating into MSQEPKLLFEETLTCPVCKKNTLHARDYLYEVPIAGMLILSNWVCENCGYRFRDVKPYETNKPKLIKYKVENKDDLKTIVYRSPFGKIIIPELELEIEPASASQGYITTVEGILEIVLDQIESYCDDNCMNMINNAMDGKISFTLMIEDESGLSFIKSDKAKIEELVIKYSH